One Amycolatopsis sp. NBC_00355 genomic window carries:
- a CDS encoding amino acid ABC transporter permease, giving the protein MGQFFSTFLDWEYIWQVFPDLLKTGLLNTLILAFASAVIGTVLGMVVAVMGLSTKAWLRWPARVYTDIFRGLPAILTILVIGQGLGTLARGVIGNNPYPLGILALSLIAAAYIGEIFRAGIQSVEKGQLEASRALGMSYSRAMLLVVIPQGVRRVLPALVNQFISLVKDSSLVYFLGLLSEQRELFRIGQDLAANTGNLSPLVAAGFVYLVITVPLTHLVNYIDKKLRTGRKVRPEEPDEGDPVEIGPGGRVSAW; this is encoded by the coding sequence GTGGGACAGTTCTTCAGCACCTTCCTCGACTGGGAGTACATCTGGCAGGTCTTCCCCGACCTGCTGAAGACCGGCCTGCTCAACACGCTGATCCTGGCGTTCGCCTCCGCGGTGATCGGCACCGTGCTCGGCATGGTCGTGGCCGTGATGGGGCTGTCCACCAAGGCGTGGCTGCGCTGGCCGGCCCGGGTGTACACCGACATCTTCCGCGGCCTGCCGGCGATCCTGACCATCCTCGTGATCGGCCAGGGGCTCGGCACCCTGGCGCGGGGCGTCATCGGCAACAACCCGTACCCGCTGGGCATCCTGGCGCTGAGCCTGATCGCCGCCGCCTACATCGGCGAGATCTTCCGGGCCGGCATCCAGAGTGTCGAAAAAGGACAGCTGGAGGCCAGCCGCGCGCTCGGGATGAGCTACAGCAGGGCGATGCTGCTGGTCGTCATCCCGCAGGGCGTGCGCCGGGTGCTGCCGGCCCTGGTGAACCAGTTCATCTCGCTGGTCAAGGACTCCAGCCTGGTGTACTTCCTCGGCCTGCTGTCCGAGCAGCGCGAGCTGTTCCGGATCGGGCAGGACCTCGCGGCCAACACCGGGAACCTGTCGCCGCTGGTCGCCGCCGGGTTCGTCTACCTGGTGATCACGGTGCCGCTGACGCACCTGGTGAACTACATCGACAAGAAGCTCCGGACCGGGCGGAAGGTGCGCCCGGAGGAGCCGGACGAAGGTGACCCGGTGGAGATCGGTCCCGGCGGAAGGGTGAGCGCGTGGTGA
- the purB gene encoding adenylosuccinate lyase, producing the protein MTDKPRIPNVLAARYASPELVSLWSPEYKVVLERQLWLAVLRAQKDLGVDVPDGVVEAYERVIDQVDLESIAARERVTRHDVKARIEEFSDLAGQEHIHKGMTSRDLTENVEQLQLLRSLELVRTRVAAVLARLAVLAVEHSDTVMAGRSHNVAAQATTLGKRFATAADELLVAFERLDNLIGRYPLRGIKGPVGTAQDMLDLLGDESTLDELEDRVMQHLGFNRRFVSVGQVYPRSLDFDVLSTVVQVAAAPSSLAKTIRLMAGHELVTEGFKPGQVGSSAMPHKMNTRSCERVNGLAVVLRGYLSMIGELAGDQWNEGDVSDSVVRRVALPDAFFALDGLLETFLTVLAEFGAFPAVIERELDRYLPFLTTTKVLMASVRAGVGRETAHEAIKEHSVAVALEMREGRAENDLLDRFAADERIPLDRGELDKLLADRISFTGTAGRQVDQLRARVEEVLERFPEAAGYAPQPIL; encoded by the coding sequence GTGACGGACAAGCCCCGCATTCCCAACGTGCTCGCCGCCCGCTACGCGTCGCCGGAGCTGGTTTCGCTCTGGTCGCCGGAGTACAAGGTCGTGCTGGAGCGGCAACTCTGGCTCGCCGTCCTGCGCGCGCAGAAGGACCTCGGCGTCGACGTGCCCGACGGCGTCGTCGAGGCGTACGAGCGGGTCATCGACCAGGTCGACCTCGAGTCGATCGCGGCCCGCGAGCGCGTCACCCGCCACGACGTCAAGGCGCGCATCGAGGAGTTCAGCGACCTCGCCGGGCAGGAGCACATCCACAAGGGGATGACCTCGCGCGATCTCACCGAGAACGTCGAGCAGTTGCAGCTGCTCCGTTCGCTGGAGCTCGTGCGCACCCGCGTCGCCGCCGTGCTGGCCCGGCTGGCCGTGCTCGCCGTCGAGCACTCCGACACCGTGATGGCCGGGCGCTCGCACAACGTCGCCGCGCAGGCCACCACCCTCGGCAAGCGCTTCGCCACCGCCGCGGACGAGCTGCTGGTCGCCTTCGAGCGGCTCGACAACCTCATCGGCCGCTACCCGCTGCGCGGCATCAAGGGCCCGGTCGGCACCGCGCAGGACATGCTCGACCTGCTCGGCGACGAGTCCACTTTGGACGAACTCGAAGACCGCGTGATGCAGCACCTCGGCTTCAACCGCCGGTTCGTCAGCGTCGGCCAGGTCTACCCGCGCTCGCTCGACTTCGACGTGCTGTCCACTGTGGTCCAGGTCGCGGCGGCACCGTCCAGCCTGGCCAAGACGATCCGGCTGATGGCCGGCCACGAGCTCGTCACCGAGGGCTTCAAGCCCGGCCAGGTCGGCTCGTCCGCCATGCCGCACAAGATGAACACCCGCTCCTGCGAGCGCGTCAACGGCCTCGCCGTCGTGCTGCGCGGGTACCTGTCGATGATCGGCGAGCTGGCCGGCGACCAGTGGAACGAGGGGGACGTCTCCGACTCCGTCGTCCGCCGCGTCGCGCTGCCGGACGCCTTCTTTGCGCTCGACGGCCTGCTGGAGACGTTCCTCACGGTGCTCGCCGAGTTCGGCGCCTTCCCGGCCGTCATCGAACGTGAGCTGGATCGCTACCTGCCCTTCCTCACCACGACGAAGGTGCTCATGGCGTCGGTCCGCGCGGGCGTCGGACGTGAGACGGCCCACGAAGCCATCAAGGAGCACTCCGTCGCCGTCGCGCTGGAGATGCGTGAAGGCCGCGCGGAGAACGACCTGCTCGACCGGTTCGCGGCCGACGAGCGCATCCCGCTCGACCGCGGTGAGCTGGACAAGCTGCTCGCCGACCGGATCTCGTTCACCGGGACGGCCGGGCGCCAGGTCGACCAGCTGCGGGCGCGCGTCGAAGAAGTCCTCGAGCGGTTCCCGGAAGCGGCGGGCTACGCGCCCCAGCCGATCCTGTGA
- a CDS encoding MOSC domain-containing protein — protein sequence MARIARLTYYPVKGCAGTSVPVADVGPAGLAHDRVFQVVAPDGDFRSQRRHPVLAAVRPQVRGDQLALSAPGVEDLVLDVRRDGPRHPASTFSWHGDGVHQGAEAAEWFSTVLGLPSVLVGVAPDHERVTGGETPGTAAFADGHALLFASESSLDELNARILERGGEPVPMDRFRPNVLLSGWPEPHREDDVRVMSAGTAKFGYARQCVRCTVPMVDQETGAKAGPEPIRTLASYRRHPDGGVVFGMKAAVLRPGQVAVGDEVIVHSWAGPSPSTAAAEPPLIATASRPAESA from the coding sequence ATGGCGAGGATCGCGCGGCTGACGTACTACCCGGTGAAGGGCTGTGCCGGCACTTCGGTGCCGGTCGCCGACGTCGGGCCCGCCGGGCTGGCGCACGACCGGGTCTTCCAGGTCGTCGCGCCGGACGGCGACTTCCGCAGCCAGCGGCGTCACCCGGTGCTGGCCGCGGTCCGCCCGCAAGTACGGGGCGACCAGCTCGCGCTGTCCGCCCCGGGTGTCGAAGACCTCGTCCTCGACGTCCGGCGGGACGGCCCGCGGCACCCGGCGTCGACCTTCTCCTGGCACGGCGACGGCGTCCACCAGGGCGCCGAAGCCGCGGAGTGGTTCTCGACCGTCCTCGGCCTGCCGTCGGTGCTGGTCGGCGTGGCGCCGGACCACGAGCGCGTCACCGGCGGCGAGACGCCGGGCACGGCCGCGTTCGCCGACGGCCACGCGCTGCTCTTCGCCTCCGAGTCCTCTTTGGACGAACTGAACGCCCGGATCCTCGAACGCGGCGGCGAGCCGGTGCCGATGGATCGCTTCCGACCCAACGTGCTCCTGTCCGGCTGGCCCGAACCGCACCGCGAGGACGACGTCCGGGTGATGTCCGCCGGCACCGCGAAGTTCGGCTACGCCCGGCAATGCGTGCGCTGCACCGTGCCGATGGTCGACCAGGAGACCGGCGCGAAAGCCGGCCCCGAGCCGATCCGCACCCTCGCGAGCTACCGCCGGCACCCCGACGGCGGCGTGGTGTTCGGGATGAAGGCCGCGGTGCTCCGGCCGGGTCAGGTGGCCGTCGGCGACGAGGTGATCGTGCACTCCTGGGCCGGGCCCAGCCCGAGCACGGCCGCCGCCGAACCGCCGTTGATCGCGACGGCGAGCCGTCCCGCCGAGTCGGCGTAG
- a CDS encoding ABC transporter substrate-binding protein — protein MKKLIVTALVAALTLTACGGGSDSASPTLRVGTLSDAPPNIYLENGNYTGFDNELLKAIAAKQNLKLEFAATDFSALLGQVASGRYDLASSAIAQTDERKKTVDFSAAYDFETMSIQAKQGTPITDEKALAGKRVAVIQATVGDHWLGTTVPTAQAVRFPDYAAALTALKTGGVDAYILDQSIAEKNVTANPDEKLVVVKSFVTDVPHGFAVKKGNTELLGKIDTGLKQVISDGTWLKLHQQFLPTAPVPAGFQG, from the coding sequence ATGAAGAAGCTGATCGTCACCGCACTGGTCGCGGCCCTCACGCTCACCGCGTGCGGCGGCGGCTCGGACAGCGCTTCCCCGACGTTGCGCGTCGGCACCCTCAGCGACGCGCCGCCGAACATCTACCTCGAGAACGGCAACTACACCGGCTTCGACAACGAGCTGCTCAAGGCCATCGCGGCCAAGCAGAACCTGAAGCTGGAGTTCGCCGCGACGGACTTCTCCGCGCTGCTCGGGCAGGTCGCGTCGGGCCGCTACGACCTCGCCAGCTCGGCGATCGCGCAGACCGACGAGCGCAAGAAGACCGTCGACTTCTCGGCGGCCTACGACTTCGAGACCATGAGCATCCAGGCCAAGCAGGGCACGCCGATCACCGACGAGAAGGCGCTGGCGGGCAAGCGGGTCGCCGTGATCCAGGCGACCGTCGGCGACCACTGGCTGGGCACCACGGTGCCGACCGCGCAGGCCGTGCGCTTCCCCGACTACGCCGCCGCGCTGACCGCGTTGAAGACCGGCGGCGTCGACGCGTACATCCTGGACCAGAGCATCGCGGAGAAGAACGTCACCGCCAACCCGGACGAGAAGCTCGTCGTCGTGAAGAGTTTCGTCACGGACGTGCCGCACGGGTTCGCGGTGAAGAAGGGCAACACGGAGCTGCTCGGCAAGATCGACACCGGGCTCAAGCAGGTGATCTCCGACGGCACCTGGCTTAAGCTGCACCAGCAGTTCCTGCCGACCGCTCCGGTGCCGGCCGGGTTCCAGGGTTAG
- a CDS encoding DUF4380 domain-containing protein has protein sequence MVTWLERGDLRLGLVPELGGRLLSVRHRGVELLWRNPALLGDDLRGDHVPNAGRMGDWVNYGGDKTWPAPQGWSGPDEWAGPPDPVLDSGPYAVAADGDTVTMTSAPDPRTGLRFTRAITILDDGYRLDLRAENASSRVVRWALWNVTQCPGGGAVTAGLRRPDIVGLVAGTGTPEYTVDGDRLVVPAQDVVGKLGVPGTAGWVSYGALTLSFDVDPAGEYPDEGSPLEIWLEHPLPAPLASLGDLDPPARIVELEVLGPLTTLEPGASTALTIRATLA, from the coding sequence ATGGTGACCTGGCTCGAACGCGGCGACCTGCGCCTCGGCCTGGTGCCGGAGCTGGGCGGCCGGCTGCTCTCGGTGCGCCATCGCGGCGTCGAGCTGCTCTGGCGCAACCCGGCGCTGCTCGGCGACGACCTGCGCGGCGACCACGTCCCGAACGCCGGGCGGATGGGCGACTGGGTCAACTACGGCGGCGACAAGACGTGGCCCGCGCCGCAGGGCTGGTCCGGCCCGGACGAGTGGGCGGGCCCGCCGGACCCGGTGCTGGACTCCGGCCCGTACGCCGTGGCCGCCGACGGCGACACGGTCACCATGACCAGCGCCCCTGACCCGCGCACCGGCCTGCGGTTCACCCGCGCGATCACGATCCTCGACGACGGCTACCGGCTGGACCTGCGCGCGGAGAACGCCTCCTCGCGGGTGGTGCGCTGGGCGCTGTGGAACGTGACACAGTGCCCCGGCGGCGGCGCGGTCACCGCTGGGCTGCGACGGCCGGACATCGTCGGGCTGGTGGCCGGCACCGGGACCCCGGAGTACACAGTGGACGGTGACCGGCTGGTGGTTCCCGCGCAGGACGTCGTCGGAAAGCTGGGCGTGCCGGGCACGGCGGGCTGGGTGTCCTACGGCGCCCTGACGCTCTCCTTCGACGTCGACCCGGCCGGCGAGTACCCGGACGAAGGCTCGCCGCTGGAGATCTGGCTGGAGCACCCGCTGCCCGCGCCCCTCGCGTCGCTCGGCGACCTGGACCCGCCGGCGCGGATCGTCGAGCTGGAGGTCCTCGGCCCCCTGACGACGCTGGAGCCGGGGGCCTCGACCGCCCTCACGATCCGCGCGACCCTCGCCTGA
- a CDS encoding amino acid ABC transporter ATP-binding protein, protein MTTAVRSSSVELRDIHVSFGTLEVLRGVDLKVESGKTTCVIGPSGSGKSTLLRCVNRLQEPDSGDLLLDGESVIRSDPDALRQRVGMVFQHFNLFGHRSVLDNIVLPLRSVKKLSKEEAAAVARARLADVGLADKAPYRPSALSGGQQQRVAIARALAMDPEVMLFDEATSALDPELVKGVLTLMAGLAERGLTLIVVTHEMGFARSVADEVAFMDAGKIVEQGSPAQLFDEPQSPRLQRFLSQVL, encoded by the coding sequence GTGACGACGGCGGTGCGATCGTCCAGTGTGGAACTGCGCGACATCCACGTCAGCTTCGGCACGCTGGAAGTGCTGCGCGGGGTCGACCTCAAGGTCGAGAGCGGCAAGACGACCTGCGTGATCGGGCCGTCCGGCTCCGGCAAGTCGACGCTCCTGCGGTGCGTGAACCGCTTGCAGGAGCCCGACTCCGGCGACCTGCTGCTCGACGGCGAGTCCGTGATCAGGTCCGACCCGGACGCGCTGCGCCAGCGGGTCGGCATGGTGTTCCAGCACTTCAACCTCTTCGGTCACCGGAGCGTGCTGGACAACATCGTGCTGCCGCTGCGCAGCGTGAAGAAGCTGAGCAAGGAGGAAGCGGCGGCCGTCGCCCGCGCGCGGCTGGCGGACGTCGGCCTGGCCGACAAGGCGCCGTACCGGCCCAGCGCGTTGTCCGGCGGTCAGCAGCAGCGCGTCGCGATCGCCCGGGCCTTGGCGATGGACCCCGAGGTCATGCTGTTCGACGAGGCCACCAGCGCGCTCGACCCGGAGCTGGTCAAGGGCGTGCTGACACTGATGGCGGGCCTGGCCGAACGCGGGCTGACGCTGATCGTGGTCACCCACGAGATGGGCTTCGCGCGCAGCGTGGCCGACGAGGTCGCGTTCATGGACGCGGGCAAGATCGTGGAGCAGGGCTCCCCGGCGCAGCTCTTCGACGAGCCGCAAAGCCCGCGGCTGCAGCGGTTCCTCTCGCAGGTGCTCTAA
- a CDS encoding substrate-binding periplasmic protein: protein MRSTLSKIAAVVTAGALTLTLAACGGSDSAAAGTLRVGTLGDAPPSIFLENGRFTGYDNELLRDIAKREGFEVEFVGTEFSGLLAGVATGKFDIGSSTISSTEARKKTVSFSNGYNTGFTTVVTKKGANLKDPAAFAGKRLGVVQGSVQDEFAGKTAGAQVVRFPDYNAGFAQLKNGTLDGWVVPQDIGQKYLDQNPAVPLELGYTVEDKDTPSAFAVAKTNPDLLKKLNDGLAKAIADGTVARIYGQFYKTTPLSTELRQGGPGLPVTNLGA, encoded by the coding sequence ATGAGATCCACGCTGTCGAAGATCGCCGCTGTCGTCACCGCGGGCGCGCTGACACTGACCCTGGCCGCCTGCGGTGGCTCGGATTCCGCCGCCGCGGGCACCCTGCGCGTCGGCACCTTGGGTGACGCCCCGCCCTCGATCTTCCTGGAGAACGGCCGGTTCACCGGCTACGACAACGAGCTGCTGCGCGACATCGCGAAGCGGGAAGGCTTCGAGGTCGAGTTCGTCGGCACCGAGTTCTCCGGCCTGCTGGCCGGCGTCGCGACCGGCAAGTTCGACATCGGCAGCTCGACGATCTCCAGCACCGAGGCGCGGAAGAAGACGGTCTCGTTCTCCAACGGCTACAACACCGGCTTTACCACGGTCGTGACCAAGAAGGGCGCGAACCTCAAGGACCCGGCGGCGTTCGCGGGCAAGCGGCTCGGCGTCGTCCAGGGCTCGGTGCAGGACGAGTTCGCGGGCAAGACCGCCGGTGCGCAGGTCGTCCGCTTCCCCGACTACAACGCGGGTTTCGCGCAGCTGAAGAACGGCACGCTGGACGGCTGGGTCGTGCCGCAGGACATCGGCCAGAAGTACCTGGACCAGAACCCGGCCGTGCCGCTGGAGCTCGGCTACACGGTCGAGGACAAGGACACGCCGTCGGCGTTCGCGGTCGCCAAGACCAACCCGGACCTGCTGAAGAAGCTGAACGACGGCCTGGCCAAGGCCATCGCGGACGGCACGGTCGCGCGCATCTACGGCCAGTTCTACAAAACGACGCCGTTGTCGACGGAACTCCGGCAGGGCGGCCCCGGCCTGCCCGTGACGAACCTGGGTGCGTGA
- a CDS encoding NADPH-dependent FMN reductase has product MRAGSGNAAVLGTVATLTESTTFTGLGELPHFNPDDDRDPLHPAVAGLRAAIRDADAVLICTPEYAGGLPGSFKNLLDWTVGGGEIYGKPVAWINASSVAAPTGGGDAHDSLRKVLTYAGAKIVDDACARIPVSRAVVADGEVSDPDLRGRIAVAVQRLREGV; this is encoded by the coding sequence CTGCGAGCAGGCTCGGGCAATGCGGCGGTTCTGGGGACCGTCGCGACCCTCACGGAGAGCACGACGTTCACCGGGCTCGGCGAACTCCCGCACTTCAACCCCGATGACGACCGCGACCCGCTGCACCCCGCCGTCGCGGGGTTGCGGGCGGCCATCAGGGACGCCGACGCGGTACTGATCTGCACCCCGGAGTACGCCGGTGGTTTGCCGGGCTCGTTCAAGAACCTGCTCGACTGGACCGTCGGCGGCGGTGAGATCTACGGCAAGCCGGTCGCCTGGATCAACGCCTCGTCCGTTGCGGCGCCGACTGGCGGCGGCGACGCACACGACTCGTTGCGCAAGGTGCTGACGTACGCGGGCGCCAAGATCGTCGACGACGCCTGCGCACGGATCCCCGTGTCGCGCGCGGTGGTCGCCGACGGCGAGGTCTCCGACCCCGACCTGCGTGGCCGCATCGCCGTGGCGGTCCAGCGCCTGCGTGAAGGCGTCTGA
- a CDS encoding SAM hydrolase/SAM-dependent halogenase family protein: MPLTWVSMTTDYGLRDGFVAACHGVIARLAPAVRVIDVTHEVPPQNVRHGAMALAQTAPYLPEAVHVAVVDPGVGTARLGVVVVAGGGLLVGPDNGLLLPAAQALGGVRAAYELAEPSLQLAVTSATFHGRDVFAPAAAHLALGVAPADFGDAVETLVELPEPFVAAFPGKLVSEVLTVDHFGNVQLAATPADLELSGLTGAVSVHSERVAVTTTVGRTFADVPAGASVLYADSAGRLAVAINGGSAAAVLGLGPAQECTITSSPTAT; this comes from the coding sequence ATGCCGCTGACATGGGTCTCGATGACGACCGACTACGGCCTGCGCGACGGCTTCGTGGCGGCCTGCCACGGCGTGATCGCGCGGCTGGCGCCGGCCGTCCGGGTCATCGACGTGACGCACGAAGTGCCGCCCCAGAACGTCCGCCACGGGGCCATGGCGCTGGCGCAGACGGCGCCGTACCTGCCGGAGGCGGTGCACGTCGCCGTGGTCGACCCGGGCGTCGGCACCGCGCGGCTCGGCGTGGTCGTCGTCGCCGGCGGCGGGTTGCTGGTCGGGCCGGACAACGGCCTGCTGCTGCCCGCCGCGCAGGCGCTGGGCGGCGTGCGGGCCGCGTACGAGCTGGCCGAGCCGTCACTGCAGCTGGCCGTGACGTCGGCCACGTTCCACGGGCGGGACGTCTTCGCGCCCGCGGCCGCGCACCTGGCGCTGGGCGTCGCGCCGGCGGACTTCGGCGACGCCGTCGAGACGCTGGTCGAGCTGCCCGAGCCGTTCGTGGCGGCGTTCCCCGGCAAGCTGGTGTCGGAGGTGCTGACGGTCGACCACTTCGGCAACGTCCAGCTCGCCGCGACGCCGGCCGACCTCGAGCTGAGCGGGCTGACCGGCGCGGTTTCGGTGCACAGCGAGCGGGTCGCGGTCACCACGACGGTCGGGCGGACCTTCGCGGACGTGCCGGCCGGGGCGAGCGTCCTCTACGCCGACTCGGCGGGACGGCTCGCCGTCGCGATCAACGGCGGTTCGGCGGCGGCCGTGCTCGGGCTGGGCCCGGCCCAGGAGTGCACGATCACCTCGTCGCCGACGGCCACCTGA
- the dgoD gene encoding galactonate dehydratase encodes MKITGVETFLVAPRWLFLKVSTDEGISGWGEPVVEGRAETVRAAVHELSELLIGQDPLRIEDHWQVLRRGGFYRGGPVLSSALAGFDHALWDIAGKVRDAPVHELLGGPVRDRVRVYSWVGGDRPAGIREAVAAQVEAGFTAVKMNVAGPMTAIASPREADAAVARAWEAREALGPDRDLAIDFHGRVSPAMARRLVKMLEDVQPMFVEEPILPETQGDALRSVVEASTVPIAVGERLYSRWEFKPVLDAGVAVVQPDPSHAGGISELRRIGALAEMYGASLAPHCPLGPISLAASLQVSFATPNFLIQEQSLGMHYHEGSEHSYLVDPSIFTFQDGYAARPLGPGLGIEVDEAAVRRADEIGHAWRSPVWRHDDGGLAEW; translated from the coding sequence GTGAAGATCACCGGGGTTGAAACGTTTCTGGTCGCGCCGCGCTGGCTGTTCCTCAAAGTCAGCACCGACGAGGGCATCAGCGGCTGGGGTGAGCCCGTGGTCGAGGGCCGCGCGGAGACCGTGCGCGCGGCCGTGCACGAGCTGTCCGAGCTGCTGATCGGCCAGGACCCGCTGCGCATCGAGGACCACTGGCAGGTGCTGCGCCGCGGCGGTTTCTACCGCGGCGGGCCGGTGCTTTCCAGCGCCTTGGCCGGGTTCGACCACGCGCTGTGGGACATCGCCGGGAAGGTTCGCGACGCGCCGGTCCACGAGCTGCTCGGCGGCCCGGTGCGCGACCGCGTCCGGGTCTACAGCTGGGTCGGCGGTGACCGGCCGGCCGGCATCCGCGAAGCGGTGGCTGCCCAGGTCGAGGCCGGGTTCACGGCGGTGAAGATGAACGTCGCCGGGCCGATGACGGCGATCGCTTCCCCGCGTGAAGCCGACGCGGCGGTGGCGCGCGCGTGGGAGGCGCGGGAGGCGCTCGGGCCGGACCGCGACCTCGCGATCGACTTCCACGGCCGCGTCTCGCCCGCGATGGCCCGGCGGCTGGTCAAGATGCTGGAAGACGTCCAGCCGATGTTCGTCGAGGAGCCGATCCTGCCGGAGACGCAGGGCGACGCGCTGCGCTCGGTCGTCGAGGCGTCGACCGTGCCGATCGCGGTCGGCGAGCGGCTCTATTCACGCTGGGAGTTCAAGCCGGTGCTCGACGCCGGGGTCGCGGTCGTGCAGCCGGACCCGTCGCACGCCGGCGGCATCTCCGAGCTGCGGCGGATCGGCGCGCTGGCCGAGATGTACGGCGCGTCGCTCGCGCCGCACTGCCCGCTCGGGCCGATCTCGCTGGCCGCGTCGCTGCAGGTCTCGTTCGCGACGCCGAACTTCCTGATCCAGGAACAGAGCCTCGGCATGCACTACCACGAGGGCAGCGAACACTCCTACCTCGTCGACCCGTCGATCTTCACCTTCCAGGACGGCTACGCGGCCCGCCCGCTCGGCCCGGGTCTCGGCATCGAGGTCGACGAGGCCGCCGTCCGCCGGGCCGACGAGATCGGGCACGCCTGGCGCTCGCCGGTGTGGCGCCACGACGACGGCGGCCTCGCCGAATGGTGA
- a CDS encoding ABC transporter substrate-binding protein, with the protein MKKTLVTALTATLLAALTACGGGSDSGSGTLRVGTLSDSKPNAYQENGNFTGFDNELLKAIAQKEGLKLEFVATDFSALLGQVANGTFDIGSSAISQTDARKKTVDFSAPYNYQSLGIEAKETAGITDENSLASKRIGVVQGTVSDTWLGTNAPTAQAVRFPNDAAALSALKTGAVDGAVFDQATAEDYAKNNPDAMLKVTKAITTTIPHGFAFKKGNNDLITKVNDGLKKVIADGTWVKVHDQFEATAPVPAEFKAGQ; encoded by the coding sequence ATGAAGAAGACACTGGTCACGGCGCTCACCGCGACGCTGCTGGCCGCGCTCACGGCGTGCGGCGGGGGCTCGGACAGCGGGTCGGGCACCCTGCGCGTCGGCACGCTGAGCGACTCGAAGCCGAACGCCTACCAGGAGAACGGGAACTTCACCGGGTTCGACAACGAACTCCTGAAGGCCATCGCGCAGAAGGAAGGCCTCAAGCTCGAGTTCGTCGCGACGGACTTCTCCGCCCTGCTCGGCCAGGTCGCGAACGGCACCTTCGACATCGGCAGCTCGGCGATCTCGCAGACCGACGCCCGCAAGAAGACGGTCGACTTCTCGGCGCCGTACAACTACCAGTCCCTCGGCATCGAGGCCAAGGAGACCGCGGGCATCACCGACGAGAACTCCTTGGCGAGCAAGCGGATCGGCGTCGTCCAGGGCACGGTGTCGGACACCTGGCTCGGCACGAACGCGCCGACCGCGCAGGCCGTCCGGTTCCCGAACGACGCGGCCGCGCTCAGCGCGCTGAAGACCGGCGCGGTCGACGGCGCGGTGTTCGACCAGGCCACCGCCGAGGACTACGCGAAGAACAACCCGGACGCGATGCTCAAGGTGACCAAGGCGATCACCACGACCATCCCGCACGGCTTCGCCTTCAAGAAGGGCAACAACGACCTCATCACCAAGGTCAACGACGGCCTGAAGAAGGTCATCGCGGACGGCACCTGGGTGAAGGTGCACGACCAGTTCGAGGCCACCGCTCCGGTGCCGGCGGAATTCAAGGCGGGGCAGTAG
- a CDS encoding phosphoribosylaminoimidazolesuccinocarboxamide synthase — MTPLPRHPKLATGKVRDLYDAGDDRLLIVASDRISAFERVFATPVPDKGRVLTAMSVFWFGELADVLPNHLVACDGPAVPDTVRGRAMLVERLDMLPVEAVVRGHLTGRGYADYRREGAVCGVVLPPGLTESARLPEPIFTPSTKARPGEPDENIDFGTFVSILGRALAEEVREASLELYRRGAARAAEQGLLLADTKFEFGIGKDGGLVLADEVLTPDSARYWLADGHRPGRPRPAVDKQHVRDWLIDPASGWDCVSPLPPLPPEVVTATRDRYIEAYHRITGLSLADWPRDPADLRQPASRLGQCGGSGDRRDPHGEHDVHRARRTPALQPR, encoded by the coding sequence GTGACACCCCTCCCCAGACACCCCAAGCTCGCCACCGGCAAGGTCCGCGACCTGTACGACGCGGGCGACGACCGGCTCCTGATCGTTGCTTCCGACCGCATTTCCGCATTTGAACGTGTATTCGCCACACCCGTCCCGGACAAGGGCCGGGTGCTCACGGCGATGAGCGTGTTCTGGTTCGGCGAGCTCGCCGACGTCCTCCCGAACCACCTCGTCGCCTGCGACGGGCCCGCCGTTCCGGACACGGTCCGTGGTCGGGCGATGCTCGTCGAGCGGCTCGACATGCTGCCCGTCGAAGCCGTCGTCCGCGGTCACCTCACGGGCCGCGGTTACGCGGACTACCGCCGTGAAGGTGCGGTGTGCGGCGTCGTGCTGCCGCCCGGGCTGACCGAATCCGCGCGGTTGCCCGAGCCGATCTTCACGCCGTCGACCAAGGCCCGTCCCGGCGAGCCTGACGAGAACATCGACTTCGGCACGTTCGTCTCGATCCTCGGCCGGGCGCTCGCCGAGGAGGTCCGGGAGGCTTCGCTCGAGCTGTACCGCCGCGGCGCCGCGCGCGCCGCGGAGCAGGGCCTGCTGCTGGCCGACACGAAGTTCGAGTTCGGCATCGGCAAGGACGGCGGCCTGGTGCTGGCCGACGAGGTGCTGACGCCGGATTCGGCGCGCTACTGGCTCGCCGACGGCCACCGGCCCGGCCGGCCGCGGCCGGCGGTCGACAAGCAGCACGTGCGCGACTGGCTGATCGACCCGGCGTCCGGCTGGGACTGCGTGTCCCCGCTGCCGCCGCTGCCGCCCGAAGTGGTGACGGCCACCCGGGACCGCTACATCGAGGCGTATCACCGCATCACCGGGCTTTCCCTGGCAGACTGGCCCCGTGATCCTGCTGATCTGCGGCAGCCTGCGAGCAGGCTCGGGCAATGCGGCGGTTCTGGGGACCGTCGCGACCCTCACGGAGAGCACGACGTTCACCGGGCTCGGCGAACTCCCGCACTTCAACCCCGATGA